The sequence TGGTTAATCATGCATTAACGAAATAAAGTTGGACCACAGCAAACTAGCTGACTAAGCTAGCTGGTCaagaaattaacatttttaaagtcGTTTGCTGATGTCCATGTAGCAATTGTGCAATCCATAcggttacttcctgtttaccttGACTCATCACAACAGACAACCAATCACTGACCCGGAATCGGTACTTGTCGCCATTGGTTCGAAACAAAACGAAAAGTAACGAATAGAAACGATGCTCTTTATAAACGTATCCATAGTACAGTCAAGTGAAGTGCACACATTAAAAACGACTGAGAGCGGTAACGAATGAAGTATATTTCAATGAGATCAATGGCGTATTGGAAAAGAGGCCAGTAGTGTCCACAGAAATGTCCGGCAGGCGGCAGCACTAACTCTccgaaaaaaaacagacatactCAACATTCTCTTGGAGATGGATCAAAATGTCAGTCGTTACACACACGATGGTGACTTTAAAATACAGTTGAATCCATTTGTGGGAAAACAAATAcggtatattacagtatatgcgATAATGTTGCGGCCATTTAATGTAGCAGTTTGTGAGTGAATGTATTGGGGAAAACTGTCACCCTGAGGTTCAGACAAATGAATTTCGTATACGATGCTTAttttatgtaatgtaatttatctCGCATTTCTGACTTTATGACGACGACGAACGTTCTCCACGTGACCAAATACGTGTTTCGCTTGCCTCATACGTTGACTCTTGACACTCATTTACTTTGAAGCTGTACCGGAAGTGGAAAACCACCATATGAGTGCATCTTAACTTGAAACGACGTTTGATGTCGAAGTTGAACCTTGTTGCGGTTCCGCCTGGGGCTCCGATGGTAAGAAACGACATATTTAGAGTAGAAATGTTTTGTTCGTTAATGTAAGCAGTCGAAACGTTTTGTCACAGACTGTACCGAGATCAATTTGCTGACATTTTTCTACTTTTTGGGCCTGCGGGAAGCAGTGAAGCTAACGTGAACTAGCTACCATGTCGGGGAAAGAAAGTCCTGGTTTTGTGGCCTCTTCTGGGCCCAGGACGTCATTTTTCTGATACCACCGAAGAAGCACAAGTTCGGCACACAAGTTTCACCTGGACGCTCGACTGTCAATGCTACCAACAATCGGTTTCCAGTGTTGAACACCAGCGTTTAGCTCCACTAGATAGCTTGCCAGCCATGGCGGACAGCATCGGAGATGAGTCCACCGGTGACACTCTGGGTTCTGGCGGCACCGGGCCAGGCGACGGACACTCTCCCCTTTTGCTGGCCAACTCTCTGACGGGTGGACACTTGAGCTCCAACATGGCGTCTCCCAGCGAGGGCGACCAGGTGGGACCTGAAGGGTCCCTTACGGACGGTCTGACAGCGACTGCCACTGACTTCTGGAACGCCTTCGGCTTGTCTCCACCGATGGTGTCGGTGTCACCCAACGTCCATAGCCCTGCATCCCCGCAGGGTGTGGGTCAAGGGGTGGGCGGAGTGGCCGGACCCGGTCCCTTGACACAGGTCTACGCCGCTTCCTGGGACCCGACCCGGAGTACGGACTGGGACAACGAAAAGACTTCACAGCCCGCTATTTTAAGAATAAAGAGGTGAGAGGTTCTGTCATTTACTTGTGTCATGTACTGTCCATGGAGTATAGTCACTAGATATTTCAAGTATTGATCGAGTCGTTCAAaacttttgagtttttttcctGAACTGAGACTCGCAGGTCTCTGTTAACCTTCTGCCACAAGTgaaattaaaagtgaaagcaagtAGCTTTGCATTAATGCTGTAAATGTTACTctaactgtatttgtatacatGTACTAACCCTGTGGGGAAAAAGCATCAGATATGCTCATCttatttccacttcctgtttccaagCTGCTCAACACTGTGCCGAGCACTGTAAGAACCCGGGTAAACCCACCTGGGTGTAACCACTGGTGAGCCTCCCAATAAAGAAAGCAACTTCCTTGTCTTGCAGGGATATCATGTCCATCTACAAGGAACCCCCACCAGGAATGTTTGTTGTCCCTGATCCACAAGACATGACCAAGGTAAAAGACCCATGGAGTCACTTGTTACTACTCTTAATCAACACACACTGTACTggcacattattatatatattttttatttttatatattatatttgtggtTTCGCCCCCTCACCTCCACATCCTTCTCCTCTTTTCCGCGTTAGATCCACGCCTTGATCACAGGGCCATTTGACACGCCATACGAGGGCggtttcttcctcttcttgtttCGATGTCCCCCCGATtatcccatccacccaccccgGGTCAAGCTCATCACCACCGGCCAGAACACGGTCCGATTCAATCCCAACTTCTACCGCAATGGCAAAGTCTGCCTCAGCATCCTGGGGTAGGTCTCCATGTGGAAGACGCATGACATCATGACatgatttataaatacatgaatgtgactgtgttGTGTAGAACGTGGACAGGTCCAGCCTGGAGTCCAGCACAGAGTATTTCCTCTGTCCTCATTTCCATCCAGTCTCTGATGACGGAGAAACCTTATCACAATGAACCTGGCTTTGAGCAGGTACACCTCCCACTCAGTCGGCCATTTCTTTTCCATCAAAGTGTCCCAAACACATGAGGAAAAAATCTACTGTGGTGTTACAGACACCAGATTACTGAGAAAGTACTAACACAAAAGTACCACACGAGTCTTCATGGTACTATGGTACATAGTACTATGAAAGAGACTAGCATTAATAGCGTGATTTCAACTGTCAGTACTAGGGATCGAtcgataatgtttttttcaggcCGATACCGATgttttcccatcacccttagccgattttgccgatatttgtggccgatactgattttgcgccctcaatttacatgaaaaaatgacaatgataacaaatattacatgtctcaagtttaaacaaatatttattaaaatgtaaacactgaacacagtaggatgcagcttttttaaacacacatttaaacggcattatcaacttttaaaaggaataaatattcaaccatgtgcaaaacatttctgtcgtagttttaagttttatcgagcatcgatgtgatgactgctcctctgcAGTGAGACGCACACAAACCCATCACACTGACGCAATTTagtatatattgtgtttttatatatttttgtgtttatattgtggatatataaaacatttctctcgtcaataaagtttgtgttgtgcacgctaaagacctctgatagcagacatggctgctccaattccttctgtgtgtgtgtgtgtgtgtgtgtgcgcgcgctcGGAGAGAGCGCGCACACACAACACGACACGTATTTAACCtcacttggcgttcatgtttcctatttcaaagcaggtggcaatatttcaactaagtttaactaAGTTTAAGACTAATTAACAGTTGAAAAcgtaccgattcaagtaaagaacgcaaatatcgacccgatgtatcggtcgatccttagtcagTGCATCCAGTTtgttaatacatataaatatacagtacatcctcATGTATCTtcataaaatacatcaaaatggaCATATTTCACACACAGTGGCAAATGCTGATAAATAGTCAACCATTTGAAAACTGAATTATTGGATTTAAATTTGTACTAATTTAacatttgtgcgtgtgtgtgtcaggagcGTCATCCAGGGGACAGTAAGAACTACAACGAGTGCATCCGTCATGAAACCATGAGGGTGGCTGTATGCGACATGCTGGAGGGCAAAGTTCCTTGTCCCGAAGCTCTATGGTATGACTATTGACTCTCCCGGCAGCCATCATGGCAGCTTTTAGCTTACCTGTCACTCCAGCACCCACATCATCATGTACACTTGTATCATTGGTTGGTGTATTGTGTGTTTTAGGAGCGTGATGGAAAAGTCCTTCTTGGAATACTATGACTTTTATGAGGGAGTTTGCAAGGACAGGCTGCACCTACAAGGACAGAACATGAAGGTGATGACATctatttgacatattttcagGCATCATTATGTTTCTATATATTTGACATGCACTAAAAGAAGAACCAATGAACGACTTTTAATGTACAGGATTTAATTAAGTATTCAAGGACCTGTTTGCAGGACCCGTTTGGAGAGAAGAGAGGCCGTTTCGATTACCAGCGCCTGCTGGCTCGACTGGGCGCCATTCACAGGCGAATACGAGACAAACGCGTGATGAGCGACACCAACGAGCACGAGTCCGACTCCGACACCAGCTCGTCCGAGACGGACCCGGACAGCCAGGGTAGCACCCAGCCTTGACCAGAGGACGCACGCACGCACTGCTGAGTggggatgattgatggatgatcTCCATGAAGTCCACAAGTGGCAGGAAGACTTGAGGAGCACTGCTGGAGCTGTGGGTGTGACCTGGAAGACACCCGCTGGACATTTCCACAGAAACATTCCCTCTGTTTGATTGCTTGCTTGGCGCCTacattcactcactcattcattcattaattcattcctaCAAGACACACACTGTACTCCAAATATTCAACCCCCATTTTCTATTTGCATATAGagaagtatttgatcccctacTGATTTCCTTGTAAAGATGATTTTTATGCTAGATTGAGCATCTCTTCTACCAAACCACCTCTTGACGTTGTTGTAGTCCACTCCAGCCTTGTGCAGCtctacagctctttggtctttcccatGCTGCTGGTTTGTTGGATGGCATCAATCTAGCATAAAGTACTGCTGCTGGTGCTTCTACTTCTAGCAACAGGGAATCAAATACTTCTCCTTACTCGACAttctacaaaaacaacaagactAAGAATGCAAGTGTCGTTTGACTTCCCTGATCAATAAAAGTGTTTGGACGTGTCTACTGGGACATTGTGGACTCGACTGTTTGCATGCGTGGAATGAAAAAGGATGCTAATGAACAAGATTGAATATAGATTTTCATATTTAGGGGTTGGATCACAAAGATTGACTAGGATGCCATGGTCTTGATATTCATATTTCCAGTCCAGGGCATACCCTGCCTCTCCccccaaagttagctgggataggctccagcatactccacAACCCCTTTGGGAGGATATgcagcatagaagatgaatggattgATATTCATATTTAGGATTTGGATCAAGATTGTACAGAATATGATGGCTGCTTTTTGCAGACAAGCTTCAAtccgcttttattttgaaagatgGGCAGATAAAGGTAACGTTAGTGTTATGAAAATGCTGTTAGACGTTTTggaacactactactactaacagtactactactagtagtagtagtaaaacaTAACATGCTCTTTCAGCCCCCGTGTCCCTTTGAAAGGGGGTGTACCCGCAGAAAAGCCACGCACgtatgaggagaacatgctaactccaccaGAGATTCTAACCCAGATCTTCCCCATCTCTtgactgcgtggccaacatgctaaccatttgtCCACCGTGCCAGGATaaacgttcattcattctactgcaggcgtgctggagcttatcccagttgtctgtgtgaggaaaccggagtacccacggggagaacatgcaaactccacacggatatgcccgagggtggaatcgaactcgggtctactagatGTGTGGCCTCGGATAAACATTATTTCCACTAATCATATAGCACGCATGTCAGCAGGGCCAGGTGGAAGGAAGACTAAGAAGGTAAGAAAGTTCCCATGATGCACCTGCGTGTGGTCAAGGTGCTGACTTCCGCCACGTGCTCGGTGTGGATGAAGTAACGTCATCTTGCCAGGTAAATCCTTTTTTATTACTTTCTATGCAAAACGCCTTCATTTCTTCTTGCTTTGCCATCAAGTCTTTGCATTCGCTGTAAAACAATGACGTCATCCCACGTCTTTTCTCCTTCTGTCGTTGATGAATAACTCATGAGTTAATTTTCCAGCCTTGCATTGTGGCGTCCAGCGGGAAACTAAGTCAAGTGTTTTGCTTGATTGATTTACAGCTCCTTGATGATTCTGCGTGTACATAAAACTCTCCCACGTTCTTACATTGTATTTCACTGCCATGTTCAACAGCTCATATTGATGATGGTGAGATCTAGTATTCTGTTCTATTTATGCTGACTCGCATGACCTAGTAGTACAAGTATGACAGTATTTCCTCTCCTGTTACTTCCTTCAGTCTCCTCTGAAAGTGGATATGTTCTATCAGTGAACGGATGCTTGAAATAGTTTTTGCATGGCGCAAAGAGAACCAGTCTGTTCACATCACATGTACACACCTTCATGGCATCCGTGTACAAAGTACACGCGTGCATGTACAAAgtacttcttagcatatctacaatgcttctttatgatgatgatgatttattattacacactcTGTGGCATGCATGGAGCCTACAATACTTggtaaaaggcaaataaaaagTGTACTGAGGAGAAAGTATGAATGTTACTAAATAATATCAGTCAACAGAGAAGAAAGTTTATAATTTGtacaaaatatttgattgcaaAGTTGAAGTCAGTACCGTTTGGGAGTCAAATGTGGACGTAGACTCGATGCGGTCGATGcggtttgttgtgtgtttttgtatatGTGATATCTACACAAGATCAATGAGATGATGTGATTAAATGTGGGCTTTCACCTTGAGGCCAAGTTATAAGTTTTGTCTGGAGCGGACCAGCCAGTCCACATTCTTGTCACGCATGTCATGGGACATCTTTAAAAACAATGCAATGATGTCATTGTACCGCCATATGGGGTTGGGGGGTAATTAGTTTGCCAGTGAAATAATGCTAATCATTACCTCATCCCATAAACACGCCACTTTCCAAAGCAGTAGAAAGCAGAACCACATGATTATGATAAGAAATAACAATATTGATCTTTACTAATCAGCATATTCCCAATATTGCTGCTGATAACAAAGCACATGTTTATCTTTTTTGCAGTAGTCCAAGTACTTTATACGTATGTCCTGCTGTCAATACGAGCAGTATTTAGGCATTTCTACATCATGAGTGCCTTATGCTAAATAGTACTATGTACTAATGTACTTGGTAGTTTGTAGTTTTGCCGCTGTGGTGCTTTGGATGAGAAAAAGACTATTCTGTGGTTGTTGGCTTTAGCTAATGATGCCTAGTTGCTAGCAAAGTGATTTTATTGTCATGGCGATGGAGCTGGCAGGCCTGTTGGGTCGGTCAAGTCACCTTTCAGCCCCGCCCAGATACCTGCCGCTTTGTACCCCACACCTGTCTGACaagctctctcgctctctctctctctt comes from Doryrhamphus excisus isolate RoL2022-K1 chromosome 15, RoL_Dexc_1.0, whole genome shotgun sequence and encodes:
- the ube2z gene encoding ubiquitin-conjugating enzyme E2 Z; its protein translation is MADSIGDESTGDTLGSGGTGPGDGHSPLLLANSLTGGHLSSNMASPSEGDQVGPEGSLTDGLTATATDFWNAFGLSPPMVSVSPNVHSPASPQGVGQGVGGVAGPGPLTQVYAASWDPTRSTDWDNEKTSQPAILRIKRDIMSIYKEPPPGMFVVPDPQDMTKIHALITGPFDTPYEGGFFLFLFRCPPDYPIHPPRVKLITTGQNTVRFNPNFYRNGKVCLSILGTWTGPAWSPAQSISSVLISIQSLMTEKPYHNEPGFEQERHPGDSKNYNECIRHETMRVAVCDMLEGKVPCPEALWSVMEKSFLEYYDFYEGVCKDRLHLQGQNMKDPFGEKRGRFDYQRLLARLGAIHRRIRDKRVMSDTNEHESDSDTSSSETDPDSQGSTQP